Proteins found in one Pseudochaenichthys georgianus chromosome 13, fPseGeo1.2, whole genome shotgun sequence genomic segment:
- the LOC117457679 gene encoding extracellular calcium-sensing receptor-like has translation MYTPISSNPSPPSSAKVCKLQNSFEPGFVAKGDYIIGGIFPLHYNQEMPDLNCTYRPPVKCNGFDPRAFRWAQTMRLAVEEINQSAELLPNYTLGYKIFDSCGYPLTGQRAALAVLNGLSEDDSPTCSGASPLLAVIGESGSAQSMVVSRILQPFRIPMISYFSSCACFTDRQNHPTFFRVIPNDDYQVKAIAQLLVHFNFTWVGLVRGDHEYGRFAVQGLLRELQGTKVCVAYQEIIPMLYNRQRTLEILQVMRSSTAKVVVVFSTEGELTPFLRDYMTQNITGIQWVASEALITASVFTASEYYPYLGGTIGFGIRKGKISGLSDYLRTVNPRSLLPSCSGQETLLEQHSAYMNTSSPRVAYNVYKAVYAFAHSLHNLLLCQPGSGPFQYNSCAQSNNIYPWQLQHYLQEVTFNIAGEEVNFDLKGDSISYYDILNWQRGMGGNIEYVNVGLFDGTKPAGEELLIQEDRIMWMPMSVCSTSCLPGSRKAVRRGEPVCCFDCVPCDSGKISNQTNSIECTFCPDDFWSNIDKTVCVLKIVEFLAYDSLGIALTVISVVGASITIAVFAVFFYHRNTAIVRVNNSVLSFFILFALTLCFLCSLVFIGEPTYWSCMLRHTIFSITFSFCISCILGKTLVVLAAFTATRPGDNIMKWLGPKQQSAIIFICTVIQVVICAAWLIESPPFPSQNTQYEMSKIILECSVGSSLAFWCVLGYIGLQACLCFILAFLARKLPGNFNEAKVITFSMLIFCAVWLSFVPAYISAPGKYADAVESFAILASSFGLLFCLFAPKCFIILLKPEKNTRQHLMGK, from the exons ATGTATACCCCAATATCCAGCAACCCCTCACCACCATCTTCAGCCAAAGTATGCAAACTCCAAAACAGTTTTGAGCCAGGCTTTGTGGCCAAAGGTGACTATATAATTGGAGGGATCTTCCCCCTTCACTATAACCAGGAGATGCCAGACCTGAACTGCACCTACAGGCCACCAGTAAAATGCAATGG ATTTGATCCCAGGGCTTTCCGCTGGGCTCAGACTATGAGGTTGGCAGTGGAGGAGATAAACCAGAGTGCAGAGCTATTACCCAATTACACACTTGGGTACAAAATATTTGATTCATGTGGATATCCACTGACCGGCCAGAGGGCTGCTCTGGCTGTGTTAAATGGGCTGAGTGAGGATGACTCTCCCACGTGCAGCGGTGCCTCTCCACTCCTCGCTGTGATCGGGGAATCTGGTTCTGCTCAATCTATGGTGGTGTCAAGAATCCTGCAACCATTCAGAATCCCAATG ATCAGTTACTTTTCTTCGTGTGCATGTTTTACTGACAGACAAAACCATCCCACCTTCTTCAGAGTAATCCCCAACGATGATTATCAG GTGAAAGCCATTGCTCAGCTGCTGGTACACTTCAACTTCACTTGGGTGGGGTTGGTACGAGGAGACCATGAATACGGGCGCTTCGCTGTGCAAGGTTTACTGAGAGAATTACAGGGTACCAAAGTGTGTGTAGCGTACCAAGAAATTATACCTATGCTCTACAATCGGCAGAGGACTCTGGAGATCTTGCAG GTGATGCGTAGCTCTACTGCAAAAGTGGTGGTGGTATTTTCGACTGAGGGGGAGTTGACGCCTTTCTTGAGAGACTATATGACACAGAACATCACCGGAATCCAGTGGGTTGCCAGTGAAGCCTTGATCACAGCATCCGTCTTTACAGCCAGTGAGTATTACCCCTACCTCGGGGGCACCATCGGGTTTGGCATCAGAAAAGGTAAAATCTCCGGACTCAGTGACTACCTGCGGACAGTCAACCCTC GATCCCTGTTGCCTTCATGCTCAGGACAGGAGACCCTGTTAGAGCAGCATTCAGCCTACATGAATACATCCAGCCCTAGAGTGGCCTATAACGTCTATAAGGCTGTGTATGCATTTGCTCATTCCCTGCACAACCTTCTTCTCTGTCAACCGGGCAGTGGCCCTTTCCAATACAACTCATGTGCTCAAAGCAACAACATATACCCCTGGCAG CTCCAGCACTACCTCCAGGAAGTGACATTTAACATTGCCGGGGAGGAAGTGAACTTTGACCTAAAGGGCGACTCTATATCTTATTATGATATTCTCAACTGGCAGAGAGGCATGGGCGGGAACATTGAATATGTCAACGTGGGGTTGTTTGATGGAACCAAGCCTGCCGGAGAGGAGCTGTTAATCCAGGAGGACAGGATCATGTGG ATGCCTATGTCTGTATGCAGcaccagctgtcttccagggtCCCGGAAAGCTGTCCGTCGTGGGGAGCCTGTCTGCTGCTTTGACTGTGTACCATGTGACAGCGGCAAAATTAGCAATCAGACAA ATTCCATAGAGTGCACATTTTGTCCTGATGACTTCTGGTCAAATATTGACAAAACCGTCTGCGTCCTCAAGATAGTGGAGTTCTTGGCCTATGATTCCTTGGGTATAGCCCTGACAGTGATCTCTGTGGTGGGTGCCAGCATCACTATAGCTGTCTTTGCTGTCTTTTTCTACCATAGAAACACAGCCATCGTCCGTGTAAATAACTCTGTACTCagcttcttcatcctctttgCTCTGActctgtgtttcctgtgttCCCTGGTGTTCATTGGAGAGCCAACATATTGGTCCTGTATGCTGCGACACACTATTTTTAGTATAACGTTTTCATTTTGCATATCCTGTATTCTGGGGAAGACCCTGGTGGTGTTGgctgctttcactgccaccagaCCAGGGGACAACATCATGAAGTGGCTGGGGCCCAAGCAGCAGAGTGCCATTATTTTCATTTGCACTGTAATTCAAGTGGTTATCTGTGCTGCATGGCTCATTGAGTCTCCCCCTTTTCCATCCCAAAATACACAATACGAAATGTCGAAGATCATACTGGAGTGCAGCGTAGGTTCCAGTCTTGCATTCTGGTGCGTTCTGGGATACATTGGTCTACAGGCCTGCCTGTGCTTTATACTGGCTTTTCTAGCACGTAAACTGCCTGGCAATTTCAACGAGGCCAAGGTCATCACTTTTAGCATGCTGATATTTTGTGCTGTGTGGCTATCATTCGTCCCTGCTTATATCAGCGCTCCTGGGAAATATGCTGATGCAGTGGAGTCATTTGCCATTCTGGCTTCCAGCTTTGGCTTGTTGTTCTGCCTGTTTGCTCCAAAGTGTTTCATTATTTTGCTAAAGCCAGAGAAAAATACAAGACAGCACCTAATGGGAAAATAA